The genomic interval CAAAGATCATGGGCAGAGTTTTGGTTTTATAAGATTAGcaattcaatcaaatctcTACATAACCGTAGtagtttattttaacttcTTTCCTATTAGGATTAAGTTTTTTTGTTGCAATTATAGTTTAAGATTCTAATTAGATTAGAATTAGGAGTGTGTTGAGCTGCTATAAATAAGTGAttctcattaaatttttaagcaagcaataataaaattaattccaacCGTTATTaattcttctctctctcctctGAATTCTTAAATTCCTCATCTTTTCTCTCTTGAATTCTCTTGAGTAAAACCCTAGAACTTAATCAtcttaccctaattttcaacttaATCAATTTGGATATGTAAAGCATAACAACTGTAACACTCCAAATTTATCACGTGTGGAGCACGTGGTAGTAGGAGGTTGTTTACATATCGAAATCcttatacaaaatttcaacctgaaatatctcaaattttattaaataaatccacaaattgAACACTTGGCATTTCTCTCTCAAATCATAAATGTAGCGAAAGTTTCAAAATTCTCCAATTACAAGTTCAGAAGACTAAcaagcttaaaagaaatatatacacacacacaaataaagaagtataaattatttaaatttagttatttcaAATGagatatatcatttaattaaataaaataaataaaattattcaaataataaattaattaataacttttgagtaaatcatgaataaaaataaattacttaattaaaaacaataaataaataatttttaagttataaataaaatggtgtaataaattatggaagatattataaatggacaaatatttttcttgacaGTATCTAGTCCCAACTAAacccacataaaaattaggATTAGCGATCCCATGAATTTaggattaaaatttgaatttattccATTAGTCCAATCCCAGTAAGCATGCCAAACATGGTATTAATATTTCGTCCCAATAATTAGTCCAATCCTACAATTAATCCTAGCTCCCAAACATAGCCTATAAGCATTAACAATTTGgtaatattatatattcaaaCACTTAACTTTTAGCCCCTGCAGCTTTGTTGCAATTTGGCAATATTATTCACCACTGTTGTGTGCTCATAGTGTCACACACAGAGCTAGCCTTGTAcaagggggggaaaaaaaccTCTTAAAATTGCATCAATTATTTAAGCTTATGCCCCCACGAACTGAATTGAATGCTCTCACAAACTATATATCCCACTTATGTTTCTTTACAGTTTCTTATTTCTTCCCCTTGATTCTTGTACGTTGTTTTAAAGATTCCTACCATACTTGCCAAAATAGAGAGTAATGATGAGAAACGCTGAAATTGGCCATGGCAGTGAAAATGCGATGTAATATTAATGTGCGTTAGTAACACCTTAGTTATAGAGTTGGCCGGGTCTTGAACGTGATGGTATGTGATGATACGTTCggaaaattgataaaaattaggATAGAAAAGTCGTGTGTGATATTctctgaaaataatatttaagtcATTATATGTCACCATCAtagaaatttaatcaaatttaatcaattaccAGTTCGAATACAGTaagaacaaattcttgtaaagttCGATCTCTTCCTTCACATTTTAGTACCAATGATCCGGAATCGTACGAACCTACCACCTACTTTGTCAATAAGATTattctagtttaattaattaattaattaattttatcatccaTTTAGTAGTTTTATTAGTCAACAActctttaaatagaaagattcgatttgtcttttattatttattcacccaatgaaaaggaaaaaagagcaAACATTGATCAATAGCAGAGCAGAATTTGACTGCCTTTATTGCTGTAATGGATTAATAGCATAATTGAACTCTAACCAGAGTATATAAACGCATAGATGGACGATGGTCTAAGGAGAACCGCATACAAGTTTCTTCAAGCATACACCCAATAATACAATGTGCATCAtatgagttaattttttagaaagagtccaaatatcaaatgacCACTCTGAATAATAATGGCAAGATGCCATCCCAGAGATACCCTGCCAAAAAGATggtgaatgaaaaaaaaagaaaaagaagatgaacaattaGTTGGCAGAACAAAAGCTaagagaaaaagtaaaatttaaggatgaagaaattaatagcACGTGAGCTGACAACAATGACTGAAAGTCTGAAACCCAATGTTAAGGAGTATTACCGTTTAGTTAGTTCTTAAACTTTCTTTGCAGTTTGGCAATATTCACAGCTGCTGTCACATAGACCCAATCTTTCATACCAGTCAGGAAGTTGAAGTAACCATGTCTCCACGACCTATTCAGCATTAAAGTTCCGCAGACTCCCCAGAATCCAACAAAGAAACCAAGAATCGAGCTCACGTAAAATTCGAGAGTTAGAAACTGATCGTCCTCATCTTCTAGAGTGTCTGAATCATCGTCTGTGCCTGGACTTGGAGTTGATTCTTCATCCGGACACATATTTGCAAGTGGAAGGCCACAAAGTTCAAGATTTCCAGCGTACACCGAAGCATTGAAGCTCTGGAGCTGAGTGCCTAATGGGATTTTTCCTGACAAGTTGTTGTACGAAAAGTCCAAGACGCCAAGACCACTTAACTGAGAGAGGCTAGATGGAATACTTCCAGAAAACAGATTTCTAGACAAATCCAGGAAATCCAATGATGTTAACTCACCAATCTTCGGAGTGATTGGTCCGGTTAAATTGTTTCTTGAAAGGTTTAAGGCAATCAACCCCACAAGATCCATAATCTCTTCAGGAATTGCTCCATCTAATTTGTTACTCGAAAGGTCAAGGCACCTTACAAGTCCCAAAGTACTTTTGTACTCATTTTCACTTCCTTTCCAAGTCAACAGTAAATTGACCAAATATTTATAGTAATATCCAATTCCAGGGAGAACTAAGAAAGATTTGGCGAACCCAATGGTAGGATTGGAACATCTTTCGTAGGTCATGGctgaaaaattattgaaacacTTTGGTATATTTCCCGATATAATGTTTAAAGAAAGATCCAAGATTTGAATAAATCCCAGATGGCACAATTGATAAGCTATATTTCCATGAAAGTTATTAGATTTTAGGCTAAGAACAATCAAATTTTGTAGACTTTCCCCTATCCACGTTGGTATCTCACCAAAAAATGCGTTCTTCCCGAGATCCAAAACTCTCAGTTGGGAGCAATTCCTTAAAGATGAAGGCAATTCCCCGGCTAACCTATTGTTGTGTAAATTCAGTGTCCGAATGTTATTTAGGAAACCCATCGAATCCGGTATTTGTCCTGAGAATCTATTATTTGCCAAGTTAAGAACGAATAGGCTATCAAAGTGCAACCAACAATCAGGAAGCCCTCCAGACAATAAGTTACTCGAGAGATCTAAAAAGTTCCAAGTGTTTTCACTAATAGAACATAAGAAAGAAACTGATCCTGAGAACTTATTTTTAGAGAGATTTAAGAACAGCGAATTTGAAGGAAGTGGTGGAATTGGGCCCTCAAAGTGGTTTGAATTGATGTCTATACTAGTACCACCACTACGAGTACCATCAAACCTTAAAGACAATTCAGGAAGTTTACCCTTGATATGATTGTTAGAGAGATTTAAGTAAGAGAGTTCACTGGACAAATCCCAGAACCAATCAGGAATACTGTCTGAGATTCCAACATTGGAGATGTCAAGAAGTACAAGCTGATTCTGAGTTTGAAGCCATTTAGGAAAATGAGGTCCCATCTTGCAAGAGGCAAGACTTAACCATTTCAGTTGAAAAGGAGGAACCCAATCATGGCTCAATTTCAAAGTCAAAGAGTTCTCTTTCAAGTCTAACATCTGCAAGTTGGAcatattggaaaaaaaagtttcagaGATAACACCTGTGAAAGAATTCATACGTAGTGACAGAGACTCGAGCTTCGACAACTGGCTGAGGCTTTTGTCTATTGTTCCATTTAAACGATTAACGCCAAGCATCAATGCTTCCAGTGATGAAAATCCTCCAAGATGAGGTACTGGCCCCGTGAAGTCATTATAACTTAAATATAGCCGCTCTAGTGAATTCACCACGCATCCACCAGACAGATGTTGAATTACCTGCGAGAATTGTCCACTGAGTTTGTTTTGAGGCAAGTCTAACTTTTGTAAGCTACACATGTTTCCAAAGAATTTTGGAATCCCACCTTCAAGTTCACTATCAGAGAGATCAAGACTTTTAAGAGAAACCATGTGTTGAAAAGCCTCTGGAATTGAACCTCGTAATGAATTAGAGCCAAGGTcaagataaagaatattcCTACTAAGATTGAAAAGCCAAGGGTATACTGAAGAAGAAGGGAGATTGTTGTCAGAAAGATCAAGGTTCTCAATAGACGTACTCAAATTGAAGTGCCAAATAAACGATGGATTGATAGGTGGAAGAGCACACGAGCGTAGGACTAATGTTTTTAGGGAATGGAGCTTGGCAACTACTTGAAACCAATCACTAGATTTAGTGAGATTAATGTAACTCAGGTCAAGGTGTCTTAAAGAATAAAGACGAGAAAGCCACTCTAAGCTTCCCACACTAAATAAACTAGAGTTTTCTAGGTTGAGATATTCCAATCCTGAAAGGTCCCGCAATTTACGAGGGAATTCTGAAGGTGTGCCACAAGAGAGATTGAGGTACCTCAGTTTGCTGAGCGAACCAAGGAACTTAGGAACTGGGCTTGCACTGAAGTGATTGTTACTAAGGTCCAAATGTCTTATATCATGCAATTCAAGCAAAGCAGGACTAATTGTACCTTTCAAGACCTTCCTCTGAGCGTTTTCCTTGTCGGATGTTCGAAGATTAAGCACCTTGATATGGCCTGTTGTGTTGCTACAGCGGACTCCTCTCCATTTACAGCAGTCAATTTTGTCATCTTGTCTTCCCCAGGAAGACAGAACGCCATGTTCATCCACCAAGCTCTGTTTAAAAGTGAGAAGCGCTTCTCTCTCCTCATCAATGCACTTTATCGTTTTTTTGTTAGAATCAGCAATTGTGGGcttcaattgaaaaaacaaCACAGAAAACAGAgctatattttcaaatagaagGAACAATTTGGATGacattataattatcattAGCTTTGAGGATATATTGTTATATCGAAACTCCTGGACTCCATGCCAATTTATACTGTTGTGTATAATCTGCATCAATTATTAAAGCCAAGAAAAGTCTTCAGTCCGCGCGTTGATTATGTGTTAGGATATGAAAATTCATGACACGCCCATACTGGACAGGGATCAGAAATTTCATGGTAGCCAACTACTCTCTTTACCAAGGTGAAATGGAGGCTTATTGgttaaaagtctaaaatttgaattttttttatttcaaatttttttaaaattgctcgtttgttttttcaatttatatatgatttttaaacatttacatttgaatttaaaaaaaagagtaaagttttatgacttttatataaataagaaaaggcACGaagaagtaaatattatatctcAAAACATCTCTattaaatatacttatttGCTAAACTATAAAACTTAAGCCCtttattcattttaacttacaaggatataaatgttaaataactgtatttaagattttttttatttataaaaacaaatgtaatgtcaattatatttagatattaaaaaaaacaaatcatataTAGACATTTGTCTTCAAACCATCAATTAACACTTCAACCAAATTCggactaattttaaatttccgattaaaaaattaaatgagtatTAATTCTTCGTGGTTGATTGGGGAAGacttgttttatatttcagcttaagaattaattaaacaaaattgcAAAAGTACTATTACGCATCAGATTCATACTTGTCTACATATTAACGCCAACATGAGAGGCTCCgtctcaattaaaaataaatttaatcaatgatCTTAATTAAGTTCTGAATCAGCCATCTATAGATACGTCCTCTTTCACAATctgtctttattttattaacacGTCCACAAAAGAAAGATTAGGGTAATTGTTTATCCTTATCGTGCATGTTATCTTCTTAGCAA from Citrus sinensis cultivar Valencia sweet orange chromosome 9, DVS_A1.0, whole genome shotgun sequence carries:
- the LOC107174622 gene encoding receptor-like protein EIX2 isoform X1, translated to MIIIMSSKLFLLFENIALFSVLFFQLKPTIADSNKKTIKCIDEEREALLTFKQSLVDEHGVLSSWGRQDDKIDCCKWRGVRCSNTTGHIKVLNLRTSDKENAQRKVLKGTISPALLELHDIRHLDLSNNHFSASPVPKFLGSLSKLRYLNLSCGTPSEFPRKLRDLSGLEYLNLENSSLFSVGSLEWLSRLYSLRHLDLSYINLTKSSDWFQVVAKLHSLKTLVLRSCALPPINPSFIWHFNLSTSIENLDLSDNNLPSSSVYPWLFNLSRNILYLDLGSNSLRGSIPEAFQHMVSLKSLDLSDSELEGGIPKFFGNMCSLQKLDLPQNKLSGQFSQVIQHLSGGCVVNSLERLYLSYNDFTGPVPHLGGFSSLEALMLGVNRLNGTIDKSLSQLSKLESLSLRMNSFTGVISETFFSNMSNLQMLDLKENSLTLKLSHDWVPPFQLKWLSLASCKMGPHFPKWLQTQNQLVLLDISNVGISDSIPDWFWDLSSELSYLNLSNNHIKGKLPELSLRFDGTRSGGTSIDINSNHFEGPIPPLPSNSLFLNLSKNKFSGSVSFLCSISENTWNFLDLSSNLLSGGLPDCWLHFDSLFVLNLANNRFSGQIPDSMGFLNNIRTLNLHNNRLAGELPSSLRNCSQLRVLDLGKNAFFGEIPTWIGESLQNLIVLSLKSNNFHGNIAYQLCHLGFIQILDLSLNIISGNIPKCFNNFSAMTYERCSNPTIGFAKSFLVLPGIGYYYKYLVNLLLTWKGSENEYKSTLGLVRCLDLSSNKLDGAIPEEIMDLVGLIALNLSRNNLTGPITPKIGELTSLDFLDLSRNLFSGSIPSSLSQLSGLGVLDFSYNNLSGKIPLGTQLQSFNASVYAGNLELCGLPLANMCPDEESTPSPGTDDDSDTLEDEDDQFLTLEFYVSSILGFFVGFWGVCGTLMLNRSWRHGYFNFLTGMKDWVYVTAAVNIAKLQRKFKN